The window CCGAGGGCGGCCGGCGAAAGGGGCCGTCCGCGAATGGGAGCCACGAATGCACGGATGATATACTCTGGGCCTCAGAGGCCGGATTCGCGCATGAGGGAGGTCTCTGATGCGCACCTATGCCATCCCGCTGGTCCCGGGGCCGACGACGGTCCCGGCGGAGATCCGGGCGGCCTATCAGGAGGACTACGGCTCGGCGGACCTGGAGCCGGAATATTACGAGCTCTATGCGGAGACCCAGGAGCAGTTGCGGGCCATCCTGGGGACCCGCAACGCGGTGGTGATCATGACCGGGGAGGCCATGGTGGTCCTCTGGGGGGCGCTCAAGAGCGTCCTGCGCCCGGGGGATCGGGTGGTGGCGGTGGCCACCGGGGTCTTCGGCTACGGCATCGCTGACATGGCCCGCCGCATCGGCGCCGAGGTGGAGGTGGTCGGGTTCGCCCATGACGAGGCCGCCGACCCGGCGCGGGTGGAGGAGGCCATCCGGCGGGTCCGCCCCAAGATGGTCACCATGGTCCACTGCGAGACGCCCTCCGGGATCCTCAACCCGGTGGCCGAGGTGGGGGCGCTGGTGGATCGCTACGACGTGCCGCTCTTCTACGTCGACGCCGTCTCCAGCGCCGCGGGGGTCCCCCTGCGGGTGGACGAGTGGCGCATCGATCTGTGTCTGGTGGGCACCCAGAAGTGCCTCTCGGCGCTGCCGGACCTGGGGATCGTGACGGTGAGCGAGCGGGCCTGGGAGATCGTGCGGGAGGTGGACTATGCGGGCTACGATGCCCTGGGCCCCTTCCGCACCGCCCTGGAGGACCGCTGGTTCCCTTACACGCCGTCCTGGCATGCGCTGGCAGCCCTGAACGTGGCGTGTCGGCGGGTGCTGGGGGAGGGGCTGGAGAACGTCTTCCGTCGCCACGAAGAGGTGGCGGCCTACTGCCGGGAGCGGTTGAAGGCCATGGGGCTTCGCCTCTTCCCCCGACGGGAGGAATGGTCTTCGCCCACCGTCACCGCGGTCTACGTCCCGGAGGATCTGCCCTGGCCGGAGCTGGATCGCCGCCTGCGGGCGCGGGGGATGGGGGTGGGCGGGAGCCTGGGGCCGCTGGCCGGGAAGGTGTTCCGCATCGGCCACATGGGCGCCCAGGCGGATCCGGAGCTCGTGCGGCGGGGGATGGACGTGCTGGAGGAGGCCCTCGCCGAAGCCCGATCGTAGGTCGAGATGGATTTCGCGCCGAATGAATTCGGCCTCCAGGGGCCTTCGGCCAATGGTCGGCCTGGGGCGCCGAATGAATTCGGCCTCAAGGGGCCTTCGGCCAATGGTCGGCCTGCGCCGACCGGGAAGGGGTTTTGCGTCGGCGGAGGCCGACGCTTGGCGCGGAGCGCCTTGGGAGGCCGATTTCAATCGGCGTGGGCGCCTTTGGCCGGTGGTCGGCCTGCGCGCCGAATGAATTCGGCCTCCAGAGGCCTTCGGCCGACGGTCGGCCTGCGCCGACCGGGAAGGGGTTTTGCGTTGGCGGAGGCCGACGCCTGGCGCGGAGCGTCTTGAGAGGCCGATTTCAATCGGCGTGGGTGCCTTTGGCCGGTGGTCGGCCTGCGCGCCGAATGAATTCGGCCTCCAGAGGCCTTCGGCCAATGGTCGGCCTGCGCCGACCGGAAAAAGCCTCTTTGCGTCGGCGGAGGCCGACGCCTGGCGTGAAGCGCCTGGAGAGGCCGATTTCAATCGGCGTGAGAGCCTGCGCCGACCGAGAAGGGGTTTTGCGTCGGCGGAGGCCGACGCCTGGCGCGTAAGCGCCCCAGAAGGCCGATTTCAATCGGCGCGAAGGCCGACGCTTGGCGCGTAGCGCCCTTGGAGGTCGAATTCATTCGACGACATATAGGCCGTGGGCCCGCAGCCACGCCAGCGCCCCTTCCCGCAGGCGCTCCCGGTTGGCCGGCGTCAGCTCCCAGCATTCGACGCCCGGACGGCGTTTGAAGGCGTCGGCCCAGGGGTGGGGGCTGGCGGTGATGGTGGCGATCAGGGGGCGGGGGCCGGCGGCCGCCTCCTCCAGGGCCTGGCGGAAGGCGGCGCTGAGCAGCTCCATCTTCCCGATCTCATCCACCAGGGCCACGGCCTTCTCCGCCACGGCGGCGCGCAGGGCCGGCACCCCCAGGCGATCCAGGGCCTCCAGGTCCACCCCGTAGCGTCCCACCCGATGCGGGGCGCGCCCCGCCCAGTCCACGTGGGCGAAAACCGCGGCGCGGCCGTCGAGGGTGACCAACCGGAACCCGAGGCGGCCCTGAGGGCCGCGGATCTCCTCCGTGTAGAACCCTCCGGCCTGTTCCCCTAAGGCGCGGGCAAGGGCTCGGATCAGGGTGGTCTTGCCCGCGCCGGGCCGTCCGGTGATCAGCAGGATGGCGCCCATGCCGGCTCCTCTCTTGAGGTCCCTTAGGGATCCCGTCGCGCGGCGGCCGCATCTCAGGCCGGTTCAGGGGGCGTCGAGGGGACCCCTTCGGATTTTACGCGGGGCGTTGGGGGTCGAGCGCAGGGGGCGGTTAGGGGCCATCCCCCGGAAGCGGGTTTCGGCTCTGTTCGAGGAGCGGCCCTTCTACGCCTTCGGGCGGGAAAGCAGGCCCTCGATGGCCTTCAGGTTCCGTTCCAGGCAGTCCGCCGGCATGATCCACGGCGTGCCGCACAGGTCCCGGATCTGCCCGTCCTGCAGCGCCTGGCGGATGTCCTCGGGATCCGGCCGGATGTCTCACTCCCGCAGCCGACGTAACGCGAGAAACGTAGGGGCGACCCGGCGGGTCGCCCCTACATCGAAATCCCCTGAGAACGGGTCTCGGCTCTGCAAGGGTGATCGAAATCACCCTCACTTCCGGAGTGATTGCTCCGGGTCGCAATCCCCTGAGAACGGGTCTCGGCTCTGCAAGCTCGGACCATGCGGATCAGCATCAAGCAATATGATGAGTTTTGTCGCAATCCCCTGAGAACGGGTCTCGGCTCTGCAAGCGTCGTCCATGGGCGCGCGTATAAGTTCGCTTTGGAATACCGTCGCAATCCCCTGAGAACGGGTCTCGGCTCTGCAAGCCCGGGCCTGGCGCTGCGCTTCCTGCGCCAGACCTTCGGGTCGCAATCCCCTGAGAACGGGTCTCGGCTCTGCAAGGCCCGGTTGCCCTGGCGCGGGCCGCGATTCCCGTCAAGAATGTCGCAATCCCCTGAGAACGGGTCTCGGCTCTGCAAGGGGCGGATCGAAGCGGTTGAAGGCACCCGCCGTGAACCGCGTGTCGCAATCCCCTGAGAACGGGTCTCGGCTCTGCAAGGTTGCATGCAGTATGCGGGGGAGGAGCAAATGGCGCTGGCAACGTCGCAATCCCCTGAGAACGGGTCTCGGCTCTGCAAGGGAATTCGACGCGATCATCCATCACCTCCCGAATAAGCGCCGTCGCAATCCCCTGAGAACGGGTCTCGGCTCTGCAAGCCTGCTCGCGCCGCTCGCGCTCGCGCTCGACCTCGCGCAGTCGCAATCCCCTGAGAACGGGTCTCGGCTCTGCAAGGGAATTCGACGCGATCATCCATCACCTCCCGAATAAGCGCCGTCGCAATCCCCTGAGAACGGGTCTCGGCTCTGCAAGCCAACCCAAGGGGGTTCCCATGGTGTCCCCGGCTGAGTTCGCACGTCGCAATCCCCTGAGAACGGGTCTCGGCTCTGCAAGGTGTATGGTTTCGGCTGGCTGAAGGAGGAGTGGTATGACCGCGTCGCAATCCCCTGAGAACGGGTCTCGGCTCTGCAAGTCGAGGCCGTGTGCCGCGGCCACCGGCTCCAGCGTTCGTCCAGATCGTCGCAATCCCCTGAGAACGGGTCTCGGCTCTGCAAGCTGGATGGCCTGCTCGGGCTATCATCCAACGGAGAGCATCGTGTCGCAATCCCCTGAGAACGGGTCTCGGCTCTGCAAGAGCCCTAAAGCCTCTTTCCGTCAAGGGTTCCCTCTTATGAGCCGGATCCTCCGGTTCGCTTGTCCCCTTCCGGTCTCTGGTTCTATTTCTACCATCTTCTCGTCGGTTTGTCAAGGATGTTTCCCAGGCCATCGTCGAGGCCGCGAATCCCCCCCGGGAATCGGCCCCCCGGGCGATTCGCGGAAACCCGCTCCGATGCCCCTTCCGGGAGCCCCCATATCTGGCGGATCAGAGGACATCAGGCCCGATATATGGGTGCCTCTTTCGGTTTGTTTTCATAAATTTCCGCGAATCCCCCCGGGTTTTGCGGGATAAAGGGGATTCGCGGACGCCTTAGATCACCCAAACGTCCGGGTCCGCCCGGAGGGGGGATGGGCCGATGCGCCGGATGCGTCGCCGGCACGCGGGGCACAGCGGGTAAATCCGGATGGCGTCTTCGCGGGCCTCCACCACCCGGCGGATCCGCTCCTCCAGCCGGTCCAACTGATGCTCCTCCAGCTCCCCCTCAAACACGCTCTTCTGCACCCGGTCCAGCATCCCCCACAGGACCCGCGATAGGCGCAGCCGCCGCCGATCATCCGGAATGTCATAAGCGACCACGCAATACGGCATCTTCACCCTCCATGGCGTTTCGGATTTTTCGGCATGTCGGGCAACTGCGAGCAGTTGCCCCACATCCCCGCTTGGGCCGGCGATGCGACAGGAGGCGGGCCGCCCGCCCGGACCGGACGCCTCACGCCTCCATGCGGAAGGGCGTATACAGCGACCCGCTCCAGACCGCCCGCGCCATCCGCCGGACCTGCTCGTCAAGCCGCTCCCGCCAGGACGACGCCCCCTCGCCAGGCGAGCGACGCATAAACGCCTCATAGGCTGTCAGATATCGCCGCAGGGCTTCCGGCCGTAGCAGCACCGCTCCATCTTCCTCCCGCTCCTCAAAGTCTTCAGCGCGGAAGGCCCGTCGGTTCACCAGGCTCAGCACCAGCCGATCCACCACCGCATGCCGGAACTCCTCCACCAGATCCAGGGCCAGGGCCGGGCGACCATGTCGCACTTCGTGATAGAACCCGATGTAAGGATCCAGCCCGCAGGCCGCGATCTTGCCGATCATCTCCCCGGTCAGCAGCGCATATCCCAGAGACAGCATGGCGTTCACCGGATCCCGAGGCGGGCGCCGATGACGGCCTTCGAAACGGAGCTCCCCCCGGACCATCTCCCGGAAGGCCTCGAAGTAGGCCGCGGTGCCGCTCCCCTCGATCCCCCGCAGCGTCTCCAGGTCCGGCGCCTCCTGGACCTGGGCGATCCGCCGCTCCATGGCCTGCAGGGGCTTCTCCCATCCCGGACCGGGGTAGGCGCGCGCGTAGCGCAACAGCAGGCGGCGCGCGTTCTCCAGCTTGGCCGCCACGATCCGCGCGGCGATCTCCCGCCGAAACCCCTCGTTCGTATAGCGCTCAAACTGCCGCAGCCGGAGCAGGGCGTTCCGCGAGAGGATCGGCGTCAGGCGCCCTTTCAGACGCCCCTCCACGGTGAAGAAGCACACTTCGATCCCCTGGGCCAACAACAGCCCGATGGCCGGGGTCGTCAACTGCACGCCCCCGAAGACCCATACGCCTTCCACTTTGAAAGCCGGGACGCTGAGGAGAACCTCCTCCCCCTTGCGCACCACCAGGCGGTCCCCCTCGCGTCCCAGGACCGCACCCTGTTCGGTGAGATAAAGCATCGGCATGGCCGGGCCGAACGGGATCGGATATGGGCGTGCCCCCCTACTCCCGAGACAGCCGCCTCTGGATGAAGTCCGCGATGGCGGAATACGGATCGTCCCGCGCCTCGATCCGGAGCATCTCCAGGATGCGCGCCAGCCCTTCTACTGGATCGTCGACCTTCCCCTCCCGCCACGGCGCGTAGGCGGCCCGCAGGTCCTCCTCCGAGACGCCCACGAAGTCGTGGCCGATGATGGTGCGATGCCGCCGCTCCACCAGGGGATCCAGCTGGTTCACCTGCTTGAGCAGCGCCTGGTAGCGCCCTCGCTCTCCCTCGGGGACCAGCGGACGGCCCTCGGCGTCCGTCCCGCCCTTCTCGATGGCGAAGGCGAGCAGGGCTTTGTAAGTCGGCCGGGAGATCTGCCGCCAGTCCAGGGGCTGCCCCTCCACCTCCTGCTGCTCCAGGAAACGCAACAGCGCCGGGTTCCCCCGGATCCCCTCCTCCCAGCGCCGGCGGGTCTCCTCCCGGACCTCCCGGGCGAGGTCGGTGGGGAGGCCGAGAAGCGTCTCCACCAGATAACGGAGGAGGGCCTCCTGGAACCGGTAGACGCGGCCCAGGAAGTCGGCGTAGCGGCCGCTCCGATAGGCCGCCCGGGCGTTCCAGAAGAGCTCCCGCAACAGGGCTTCCCAGCGACGCGGAGGATCCCCCGGCCCGAGCAGGGGGTCCAGATCGTGGAGCAGCCGTTGCTGGATGAAGGCCCGGGTCGCCGCATCCCCTTCCCTCATCGCCTGATCCAGGGCCTCCCGGGCCCCCTCGAAGTCGAACTCCATCCGCCGGGCGGCGTAGGCGGCCAGGGCGATCAGGCCCGGCGGGGCCCCGAGGTCCCGCAGGAGCGCCTCGGCGCGGGCGAAATCCCCCTCCTGCAGCCGATCCCGGACGGCCGCCTCCTGGAAGGCCTGAAGGATCTGGTGGCCGACCCGCAGCTCGTGGGGCTCCCCGCCGTAAGGGGGATAGAGGGCCCGCAGCCGCTCGCCGTAGCGGCGGATCCCCTGCAGCAGCAGCCCCATGTTGCAGGCCGGCGTGCCGCCCGCCAGGATGACGTAGGCGTGTTGAAACCCTTCCGGGAGCGGGGGCAGGAGGCGCCCGAAGGCCTCGAAGGCCTCGTCATACAGAGCGGGGTTGATGCCCTCGATCCGCCGCGCCTCCACCCGGAAGTCCTCCCGGAACCCGGCCTCCCGCAGGCGCCCCGGCAGATGGCGGGCGATGATCTCGGCGAAATGCAGGGTGTCGGAGCCGCGGTGCTTGGGATCCGGCTGATCGGTGCCGAAGAGGATCACCTGCCAGGGACGCTCCGCGCGATGGCGGGAGAGGAGATAGCGCAGGCACGGCTCCAGGATGGGGAAGCGCAGCCGCGCCGCCTGCCCGGGATCTCGCTCCAGCTCCCGAAGGAGGCGCTCGCCTCCCTCGCGGGCCGGCCGGATCTCCTGATCCTCCCACATCACGTCCCGCGCGCCGATGTTGCACAGGATCAGCAACGCCATGGGCCTCCTCCTTCCACGGACGCGAAAAGGCCGGGCGCGCCCGGCCTCATTCCGGGATCAGGCGGATCCATCCCAGGGGGAGGGTGGGCTTTCCGTCCTCGAAGAGCACCCGCCGGGTTTTGGGGAAGGGATCCCCCTTGCCCAGGTTGAAGAGGCGCCGCAGCCGGCCCACGGCCTCCGCCCCCATGGCCTCGGCCGCCGCCTTGCTCCGCCAGCCGCCTCCCCAGCCCAGGTTCAGGTAGATCGCCTGGGGCTCCGCCTCCATCTGCGTCAGCAGGCGGCGATAGAAGGCGGCCCACGCCGCCAGGCCCAGGCGCTCCCCGAAGCGCAGCTCCCCCTCGGCGACGTGTCGGGCGAAGGCGTTGCAGGCGCGCGCCCATTCCCGAACCCGCGCCCGCCGCTCCTCCGGCCCCAGGACGTCCCGCCCGAGCAGGAAGGCGTCGGCCTCCACCTCCACCCGCAGGGCGGCCCGGGGATGGGGCCGGAGGATCTCCGCCACGATCTCGAAGGCCTGCCCGGGGTCCGCGACGTGTTTCCCCGGCGCCTGGAGCCAGCTCAGGGCCCCGCTGGGCTCGTGGACCGCCACCCGGATCCGCCCGACGTCCAGGGCGTCGGAGGGGGCGGGCCCGCTGTCGAAGACCCGCAGGGCCCGCAGCGCGTCCTCGTGAGGCTCTTTCCCCATCAGCGCCTGCATCAGGGGGTCGTCGGCGGACTCTCTGGCCCGGCTCCCGGATTTCCGGGCCTCCTCGGCCCTTCGCGCCACCGCATCCAGCCAGGCCTGGCGCTGGGCCGGGGAGGCCGCCCGGAGGGCGGCGAAGGCCAGGGCGGTGCGGATCGCCCCCTTGAGGGAGGAGCCCGGCAGATACGGCCGCCCGAGGGCATCGGCGATGTGCTCGCGGATCTCCCGGGGGGGCGGGCCGGACCAGGGGCGGACGTAGCGGGCGAGGGGGCGGCGGTCGGCCTCGCTCCAGAACCGCAGGGCCGCCGCTCCCTCCTGGATGTAGCGATCCAGGGCCCGGGGGTCGCGGGCCAGGGCCGCCGTCAGGTGCTCGGGATCGAACCGCCACAGGCGTCCGTCCAGGACGGCGAAGTCCGCCGGGCCCAGCCGCTGGCCGCTGCCGATGTGCACCGGCGAGAGGAGCTCCACGCGATAGATCCGACGCTCCAGGATCCCCATCGTCTACGCTCCTGTCTCGGGAAGGGCCTCCTTCGAGACGCCGATCGGGAAGGCGAAGCCGTAGCGGTAGATCGGGTGCGGGAGGGCCTCCGGCGTCTCCCGGGGCGTGACGTCGGCCATCGCCCCCCACAGGCCCCGGGGGTCCCCGGTGAGCAGGGAGCCCTCGGCCAGCATCCGGACGGCGCGCCGGCGGTAGGGCATGGCCAGCCGCCCGCCGATCCATCCGCTGCGGGTCAGCCACCCGTATCGGGCGGCCTCGCCGAGGAGGGCCTCGATTTGATCCCGAGGCGGGTAGACGGGGGCGAGGGTGACGAAGGCAGGGGCCGCCGGATCGCCGAGGGGATCGGCAGGCTCGAAGCGGGGCACAAACAGCCCGTGGCCGGCGGTGCGGTCGCCGCCGATGCCGTGGTCGCCCAACAGCCGGACCGCCGCCCGGAAGCGATCCGCCGAGGCGGGATCCCGGTAGCGGACCCGGAAGAACAGCCCGGCCCGGGCCTCGGGGTGGGGCCCCGCCTCCCGGAAGACCAGGCGCCCGAAATGCCAGAGGCTGGAGGTCTGGGTGGCGAGATCGAGGGCCACCCGGGGGATGCGATGGCGGGCCCAGAAGCGCTCCCCCGCCAGCTCCCGCCGCCCGAAGGCCGCCCGCAGGGCCTCCGCCTCCTCCCCGGTCATCCAGACCGTCCCCTCGTGGATCCGGACCCCCTCCTCCGGGGGCTGGCCTGCGAGCATCCGGCGGAGCACGCCCTCGGAGACGAAAGCGATGTCCTTCAGCGAGAAGGGGAGGGCAGGGCCCCGCACCGGGAGGTAGGGCCGCGGGTAGAAGCGGACCGGGCCGGCGAAGGGGAAGGCGGAGGAGATCAGGACCGGCGGCTCCGGGCGGAACCACTCCTCGGCGAGGGCGGGTTCTCCGAACAGCATCGCCCAGGCCACCCCCAGGGCCGCGTAGAGGGTGTCAGCGTGGAGGAGGGGCGAGGTCTCCTCCAGGCCGATCCCCCGCTCCCCGAGGTGGAAGGCGCCGCGGGGCTCCAGGTAGACGATCTCCTCCCTCATCCCTGCTTCCCCTCAAAGGCCGGGATCCGGGCGGCCAGCTCATCGAAGCGGGCGATCACCTCCTCCACCGTGCGCCCCTCGGTCAGCGGGACGGCGGGATGTCCCTGGGGGTCCAGGTAATGGGCCACCGGCTTCCACCGCACCTGAAGGTCCCGGAAGGCCACGCGGCCGTAGCCCCGGCTCCCGCTGCCGCCCAGGTAGTCGTCCTCCAGCAGGCGCATCCCCAGCAGCACCGTGCGGAAGGCCTCGCGGTCGTCGGCGTCGTAGACCGAGAAGAGCATCTCGACCTCGAAGCGGGCGCCGGCGGGGACCCGCTCCATCTGTCGGGGGTTGGCGGCGGCGGTGAGCACGTCGATGGCGGCCTCCCATTTCACCTCGGTGTAGGGGAGGTCGGTGTTCACCTCGCTCCAGCGCTTGCGGGCGGGCTGGCCGTTCTCGTCGAGGATCTCCAGCTCCTCCAGCAGGCGGGCGTCGCGGACGATGAGGCGGACGGGCTCCAGGGCCCGCTGGCCGGCGACGCCGAAGGCGCGGCAGAGGGGGCACGGCCGGCCCCCGCTTCGGTATTCCGCCTCGGTCTCGCACCAGTGGATACGGATGGCCGGGATGTTCCCGCGGGGCTCCACCAGGGTCTTGAGGGGCTTGCCCAGGGCGCGGGTCAGGAGAGAGCGCATCTTGCCCTTGAGGGAGGAGCCGGGGACGTAGGGCCGGCCGGTCACCGGGTCGCGGATCACCACGTTGTCCAGGCCGCCGATCTCCATCCCGGCCCCCGCCCCGCCGATCCGCAGGCCGGTCAGGGCCTGCAGGGCCCCGGTGATCACGATCTTCCCCTGCAGCTGGACGCTGTTCCCGCTCATCACCGATCCCTCCCGCCGTAAGCTTTGTGGTAGGCCAGGATGGCCTCGAAGAAGTCGACCATGCGCCGGAACCGTTGCTCCACCTCGGAGCCTGCGGGGTTGCCGCTGAAGACGGCGTCCACGGCCGCGCTCAGGACGTTCTGGAGGCGCTCGCCGCCCTTGCCGGCCCGGGCGCCCATATAGGCCAGCTTGGGCTTGAGCATGCGCAGGCGGTTGGCGTCGAAGCGCATCTGCAGCCGCTTCACCTCGCCGAAGACGTTGCGGATCTGGGAGGTGGTCAGCCGCTGCGTCACCAGCTCCTGACCGATCCGCTCCGCCTCCTCCACAAGGGTCTGGTAGTCCCCTTCGAGGATGATGCGGCGGATGCGCTCCTTTTCGTTCGTCGGCGCCGCGGGGGCCGGGCCGCCCCGGGCGCCCGGAGGAGAAGGACTCCGGTTGCTCATCGCTCCACCTCCTGTCTGCGGGTTAATCGGGGGATCCTCCGCGGGTCATCCATTCCACCCATCGGGCCAGGGGGCTCAGCCAGCGCAGGCGGCGTCCCCCCTCGGCCAGCAGCTCCTCCTGGAGCCGTTGCAGGATCGGCTGGACCTCCTTCGGCTGGCGGGCCAGGACATACACCAGGCGCCAGCGGGCCCGGTGGAGCCCCACCATCCGCCGCAGGTCCTCCGGGCCCAGGCGCTCGGAGCCCGCCAGCCGGACCTCCTCTTCCAGCAGGCCGGCGATGCTCATCAGGCGGTGCAGGAAGCCCCGGGCCAGCCGCGGCCCGTCGCGATCCTCTGGCTGGATCAGCCGGCCCAGCTCTCGGGCCCATCCCCGAACCCACTCCGCGTCCTCCCAGGCCATCGGGAGCCCGAAGAACCCGAAGGCGTCCTTGTCGCGGCCGTCCGCCCGCCGCAGGCCCTTGGCCGCCTCCAGGTGGTCGCCGGCCTCCGCCGCCGCCTGATACAGGGGGAACTTCTCAGGATGCATGGAGATGCCGCCGCTCAGGGTCACGCTTGGGTTGTCGGCCGCGAACCGCCGGAAGTCCTCCCGCGCCCGGAAGGCCAGCTCCAGCGCCCGATCCCACGACCCCACCGTTAGGAGATCGTCGCCGCCGGAGTAGATGAGATAGAGATGCCGGGCTTCGGGATCGACCTGCCGGCAGAGGACCCGCAGGTAGCCCTCGAAGAACAGGGCGATGAGGTGGCTCAGGGTGGCCACCCGGGAGAGGGAGTAACGCGCCCCCAGCCCGTAGCGGAACAGCCGCCCCAGGTGGTCCACGTCCATCCGCAGGCACGCCCAGGCCGGCGTCCCCTCTGCGGACTTCGCCATCTCCCCGAGCTCCACGATGGTGCCATCCCGATCCATCGGCGTGAAGGCGGGCAGGTAGCGGAAGTCGTGGACCGGGACGCCCTCGACGGGGGAGAGGTCCCCGTCGTGGAGGCGGATCACCCGATCCCCCGGTCGGAAGGAATCCCGCAAGCCCCGCCGGTCGCAAAAGCGGAATTCCACCCCCAGAGCGCCAAGGACCGTCCGCCAGGTGAGGCGTCCGCGGAGGGCGCCCTGGGCCGGGCGGAGGATGAGGAAATCGCTGCGGCGGGCGATGTCGTCGCCCAGCTCCTCGAAGCTGCGGCAGAGGGCGCATTTGGCCACGCCCTCGTCGGGGCGGGTTTCCACCGGGCGCGCGAGGGGGCCGCCGGTCTCTTCTTCCGCGTGGCAGACCTCGCAGCGGGGCCGGAGGCCGCCGCCGCCGAAGGGGCCGAACAGGATCTCATAATGGCGCGCCATGGATCGGCGGAACCGGCGGCTCTTCTGCGCCCCCAGGCGGGCGGAGAGGTCCGCCCAGCGCTCGGGGAGGCCGCCTTCCTTCAGGTGGAAATCCCTGGCCTTCAGCGGGACGGCGTCCAGGGCGATGGCCAGATCCCCGCCGTGGGCCTGGATCAGGATCTCATCGAGGCGATCGGCCAGCTGGGGAAGGCGGTCCCGGGCGGAGAGGGGGGCCAGCAGGTAGAAATGGCCCCCCGAGCGGTAAACCACCTGCGTGGGGGGAAGGTCCAGCTCCCGCAACAGGAACTCCACGGCGGCGTCGGCCAGGAGGGCGAGGTAGGCCGATCGGCCGCGCAGGCTCTTGGCCGCTCCCTCCGAGCTGATGGCATACAGGAAGCGCTGGATGCCGGAGAGATCGCCGCCGATGAGCAGGGCGACCGGCTCCTCCGGGAACTCCCCCGTTCGGGTCTTTTCCTCCAGGCGTCGGAGGGTTTCTTCCGGGAGCTCGGCGAGGCACACCGTGAGGGCGGCGGTCATCCGCAGATGATCGTAGAGGCTGACGTCGGGCTCGTCGCGGTAGGCGGCCGCGGGGACGCACCAGGTGAACCGGCGCAGCAGCGCCATCAGGGCGGTCAGGGCCTCCTCGGGCGTCTCCCAGATGGCGGGGTGCAGGGCCTCCAGGGCCGCCTCGAAGCCCTCCCAGAGGCCGGGGTAGTCCGGGGCGATGGAGGCGATGGGCTGCGGGAAGATCGCCTTCCAGGCCTCCACCTCGGCGGTCCCGCCCGGAAGCGGGGCTGTCCCGAAGCCCCAGCCGGACGCCGCCGGATGGGGCGTTCGCTCGGGGAGCCGCAGGGCCGGCAGGAGGGCCCGCAACGGCTCCCGGGCGGGATCTCCGGGCTCTTCCTCCTCCCGGGGGGCTCGTTCCCCCGAGGCCAGGCGGTCGGCGGCGATCAGCGCCCGGGCGTCCCGATCGTAGGGGGAGCCGTGGTGATCCCGGATCGCTGACGCCAGGCGCTGCCGGTCTTCAGGGGAGAGGAATTTCAGGCGGGGGGCCAGCCGCTGGGCGACCCAATCGGCCCCCTGCTCCTCGTGGGGCCGTCGTTCCTGGCCCCAGCGGGCGCGCTGACGGAATTTCCCGATGTCATGGAGGAGTCCGATCAGGGCCTGAAACGCGCGATCGGTGTTCATTGCGGATCCGCCTCCATGCGGCCGAATCCCATGCTGGTGAGCTTGCCGATGTGGAGAAGCTCCCCCAGGGCCAGCAGCAGGGCGAAGGGCTGGAAGCCTTCCGGGCTTTCGTAGATCACCGTCCCCACCGCCCCGCCGATGCGCATCGCCGTTCTCTGTCGGGTTGAATAGCGCCGCAGATCCAGCCACCGCGTCCGATCCTCCACGCGGCGGACCGCCTGCGCCGCCTCAGCCAGATGGCTGGGAAGCTCGATCCCATCGAGCAGCCCGTAGCCGGCATCCAGGGCCCGCAGGCGCTGGAGCAGCGCCCGGATCAGATGGTGGAACTCGATGGGATAAACCAGGTCGTCCCGGAGCTCCAGACGGGCCGGGGCGGTGAAGCGAACGGCGACCCGATGGGTGGACAGATCCCGGGGAGCCAGCCGGGTGGGAGGAGCCGGCGGATGTCTTAAGAAGCCCGTGTCCGCTTCGTAGAGGTTCAGGGCGCCGTTGGGGGTCAGGATCTCCGCCCGGGCCAGGCGGAAGCGCTGTCGCGGGCTTCCCAGGCCGGCGCGGGCCATCTCCATGATGGCGTGGACATAGTAGGGCATATGCTCCCGGGCGCGCCCCAGCAGGGTCATGCCGAACA is drawn from Thermoflexus hugenholtzii and contains these coding sequences:
- the csm3 gene encoding type III-A CRISPR-associated RAMP protein Csm3; its protein translation is MSGNSVQLQGKIVITGALQALTGLRIGGAGAGMEIGGLDNVVIRDPVTGRPYVPGSSLKGKMRSLLTRALGKPLKTLVEPRGNIPAIRIHWCETEAEYRSGGRPCPLCRAFGVAGQRALEPVRLIVRDARLLEELEILDENGQPARKRWSEVNTDLPYTEVKWEAAIDVLTAAANPRQMERVPAGARFEVEMLFSVYDADDREAFRTVLLGMRLLEDDYLGGSGSRGYGRVAFRDLQVRWKPVAHYLDPQGHPAVPLTEGRTVEEVIARFDELAARIPAFEGKQG
- the csm2 gene encoding type III-A CRISPR-associated protein Csm2, with the protein product MSNRSPSPPGARGGPAPAAPTNEKERIRRIILEGDYQTLVEEAERIGQELVTQRLTTSQIRNVFGEVKRLQMRFDANRLRMLKPKLAYMGARAGKGGERLQNVLSAAVDAVFSGNPAGSEVEQRFRRMVDFFEAILAYHKAYGGRDR
- the cas10 gene encoding type III-A CRISPR-associated protein Cas10/Csm1, with the protein product MNTDRAFQALIGLLHDIGKFRQRARWGQERRPHEEQGADWVAQRLAPRLKFLSPEDRQRLASAIRDHHGSPYDRDARALIAADRLASGERAPREEEEPGDPAREPLRALLPALRLPERTPHPAASGWGFGTAPLPGGTAEVEAWKAIFPQPIASIAPDYPGLWEGFEAALEALHPAIWETPEEALTALMALLRRFTWCVPAAAYRDEPDVSLYDHLRMTAALTVCLAELPEETLRRLEEKTRTGEFPEEPVALLIGGDLSGIQRFLYAISSEGAAKSLRGRSAYLALLADAAVEFLLRELDLPPTQVVYRSGGHFYLLAPLSARDRLPQLADRLDEILIQAHGGDLAIALDAVPLKARDFHLKEGGLPERWADLSARLGAQKSRRFRRSMARHYEILFGPFGGGGLRPRCEVCHAEEETGGPLARPVETRPDEGVAKCALCRSFEELGDDIARRSDFLILRPAQGALRGRLTWRTVLGALGVEFRFCDRRGLRDSFRPGDRVIRLHDGDLSPVEGVPVHDFRYLPAFTPMDRDGTIVELGEMAKSAEGTPAWACLRMDVDHLGRLFRYGLGARYSLSRVATLSHLIALFFEGYLRVLCRQVDPEARHLYLIYSGGDDLLTVGSWDRALELAFRAREDFRRFAADNPSVTLSGGISMHPEKFPLYQAAAEAGDHLEAAKGLRRADGRDKDAFGFFGLPMAWEDAEWVRGWARELGRLIQPEDRDGPRLARGFLHRLMSIAGLLEEEVRLAGSERLGPEDLRRMVGLHRARWRLVYVLARQPKEVQPILQRLQEELLAEGGRRLRWLSPLARWVEWMTRGGSPD
- the cas6 gene encoding CRISPR system precrRNA processing endoribonuclease RAMP protein Cas6; protein product: MAHAPELPITSYRFTLIAETPATLPAFPGPTLRGALGHTLRRLVCATRMPACAPCPFRFTCAYPLLFEPYAPPDHPEAHRYARLPTPFTLEIPLELPATWEGREPPPRSLAPGEPLVFGMTLLGRAREHMPYYVHAIMEMARAGLGSPRQRFRLARAEILTPNGALNLYEADTGFLRHPPAPPTRLAPRDLSTHRVAVRFTAPARLELRDDLVYPIEFHHLIRALLQRLRALDAGYGLLDGIELPSHLAEAAQAVRRVEDRTRWLDLRRYSTRQRTAMRIGGAVGTVIYESPEGFQPFALLLALGELLHIGKLTSMGFGRMEADPQ